Within Dermacentor albipictus isolate Rhodes 1998 colony chromosome 3, USDA_Dalb.pri_finalv2, whole genome shotgun sequence, the genomic segment atatatatatatatatatatatatatatatatatatatatatatatatatatatatatatatatatatatatatatatatatatatatatatatatatatttgcgtccttcatcttgttgccatttgcacaTCCCAAGGCAAGGGccatgttttccttctgctcattagagaaagacatggcgactgggatgaaccaaaacgcacctttaaacatctgcactgacgttgtcaattcgcttttgtgatgACAGGTTTTGTggcgaaaaacaaaagaagaaacaacatccatgcactttatccacgctaagacaacagctttcacagcttgtttccaaatAACATCAAACGGGACGGGTTAATTCGGCCGGAGCGCGGCAGATAAGGCCCTAGCGCGATCACGACGTTTCTTcgttatttcctttattttgttctaactcagagggagcctgttcgagggcgctgctttatgatgcgggtgggagcgcagacACGTGGCATTCtccatatttcgcagggtttatttatcaatCGTAAAAAGTTAGTACACAATTAGAATGTCGCTGAAACTGccacagttagatgtcccttggctgccCTACTAATGCCTCACTGACACTtcgataattaggatagtacgtctcgaaacagataattaattacaatggcctaattaaatctcagtaacaaaaaaaattactggcagctactccactgcactggaaacaatatgcactagattTTCGCCGAGTAAAGCATTGCTCTTTCCTCTCTAAAACTTGGTGAATGATATTTAATTGGGACGCCCTATATATATTTATGACATTTGCACACAAGTGACGATGTTTTTATCCCTAAagaatgttgtaaattattagatttcttttttaatgagtcgttagcattgcttactggaaagagaagcaatactgagacacacaacattcacgcgcatttcacacgccgttgataaacaATTCTGCCGAAGGGGTTAgtgaagtctataggttttttccagggtcaaaaaagcacgcaaagcaatttaaagtgaggtgaacatacagcaacaaattcattctctaggcacaggctatccataccattagaaataattgttaattggctacctcctccTCTTTCAAAGGTATAAAagttgtcctgtgtatatatttaaacaTATATAGGTGTATGTGTATAGTGTTTACAGTGTAAATGTAAAAGAGTGTTGAAGTGAggaaatacggatgaggcagccgccgctggtgcttctaatgcgcttgtcctcctagccaggatttgcagaaataaaacgaaaGTGTGAATTAAAAGCCATGCACGTCTGCGCCAACAATAATGCAGTAAGCTACTAGCCACAATATAATTTTAactgaaaaggtcgaggcaagtcaaaagaaacctcaaatgatgagAGTGAAAAAGCTCTAGTAATGACActtgaggtgtgtgtgtgtgggggggggtgagggggcgTAGGCTTCAGCATCATCGGGGCaggggctccccccccccccctatagtCGACGCCTATGGCACAGAGGCTACTGCATGTCTGAATAAAttatctgaaactaggctttctACGTGGTTGAAAATTTCCTTACAGTCGGCCTTTCAGTGGCATTCAGCGCATGCAGTGATCGGACACCATCTTTCGCTTCAATCCTTAACCTGGATTGGCTGTTTCTCGGTCTGGCCGCTAGGTAGCGAGCATTTACTTGGAGTCGCGAATTAGGTCTATGGGTGACGCGGCCGCAAAAAGGAACTATTTAACATTGGGGGCGCTCTCAAGAGGCGCAGTAGCTCCGTCTGGCCGAAGTTGTGAAGTGTATCCCACACAATCGACCTTTTCGATTATTCGTGTCTGACAGTACCGGGCTGTTCGAGAGAATGCACATGCAACGCTCACTGGCTGAAAGCGCCGCCTCGGGCAGTCTGGGACTGTCAGGGACGAATAATTGAAGAGGCACAATGACGACCGATATGCAGGAATGAATGGTAGCCGAAAACGCGTAGCACAGTGTTGTCGGTATCACGGTCAGCATTATGCAAATCGTGATTCAAGTTCCCATTTCTAACCCTAACTCTGTCTCATATGCGCTATCGATATATTGCGGAACATGTCTTTACCACGTTCGCAGTATTTGCTTTGCGACTTATTCTATTTTGGATTTCTAACAAATACGCCCATTTTCGTAAGCAGCTTAGTTGCATTGGCGCATTTCCCTGCCAGAGCAATTCTTTGTGGAAACTTTCAACGTGTGCTTTCGGTGAAGGTACACATAGCAACCTCCCACAATGCCGAAGAGCAAGCTGGGCAGAATGGCTTACCAAACATCACCAATTAACAGTATGACAAGGGCTCTGGAGTGACtgaacgaacaaaaaaagaaagagacagaggggacaaggaaaaaaaaaaaactatttaccGAATGGTCTGCCGGTTTCCGACTCGCTTTGGACAGTGCAGCGTTCCTGCAGAAACTACAAAATGAAAACTGGAAAAGCTGATGTCACATgacattattatattatattcTAATAGTTGCGTCCTTTACCTTAGTTTATCATTTGAATAAAAATAACTTATACGAAATATAGGATTAAAAATTAAAATTTAGACCAGATAGTAGCGCCGCGCAAAGTCTGAGAAAAGACATGCAATGGTGAGGCTAGAGTGGGTTACTGGGCTAGTGGTAAACAAACATGCCGGTGTTTTGAACCGAAAGCGGTACTACAGCGGTATGCTGCGACACTCTTTTGTGTGTTTGTAACTTGACGGTTACGGCAGTGGCTGTTGATCATGTTGTCTACAGCAAAACCTTCAGCCGGCATAGAGTCATTGGGGTTCGAACTGCCGCTTTGCACAAAGGAACATGAAGACTACAAGACACGCATCCGAAGTTTCATTGACGAGTACGGATCTGTATCCTTTACGTGTGTAGGAACAAGAACGTGATAACATGTTCAATTAGAGTcctatcctttttttttaccttgcgtgAGGGTCATGAAAGAGACGAAAAGTGTCCCGAGAGCAATGTCTAGATAGGAAAATAAGATTACCAAAATTACGGCTTGTGTTTCTATGAAAATAGGTGACTTCTTGTCTGCTGGGTTTCGTGACGGAGTTTTTGAAATAGTGTCTCCAAGTGGCCTTGCATACTCAAAAAGCCAAGCTCCTTTGAACGTGCTTTTGCGTTATTTCGCATGCCTGGCCGATAGCGTCCTCCAACATTGGATCCCCTGTTTCTAAAGCTCCATGAGCTACTTTTGTGTCTTGATACACTTGCAGGTTAGTTTAGGatcgtttctctttctctgtgaAACTAAGCGTACTCCGCTAGACAGGTGTATAACAGCTCTAACCAGTCTTGAAACGTTTGAAAAGCGTTCAGTAAAAGAATGCCTGTGTGTGCCCTTTCTATGCCGCccactttgaaaaaaagaaagttaataaGATTGAGAACGTAAGGTTAATCTCTAATACTGCTGCTTACCTTTTTACCTTGACTGAAATTAGCAATCCCAATGGTCCTGCAAGCCGCCAGAACTTTCACCATCGGTCTGTGCTCGGTTTGGTTGGAAGTGCGTCGGAGAGGACATGCTTTGTTGCATCTTGTGCAAATCCCATCTCGATTGTCAACTTAGTAACAGTTTGGGCCACAAGCTGTGTAAGGAATTCATAGTTTGTTTTTGTCGTGCTTTGGATTTCCTCTAGGGGGCACATGGACTCTCCCCCTGCCTTGAATTGCAAAAATGTCTTTGGCATGTACCAGAACATTGTTTAGATAAGCGTTGCAAAGCTGCCTCTCAGTACAGGGGCTGTATTCTCCATCAGTCACTTTTGGGGATGTGATATTCATGCATGTTGCTTGATCAAGATAGGCAGAAGTGAATTCGGTGAAACTATTAGGATTATTTTTATGCTGCATGGTTTTTGTGCAGGTTGAAATAATGCTTGTAACCGCAGTATGGCGCCACTGTGGACGTCACATGACGAAAGGGAAAAATATATTTCCAGAAATGATTGCTCAAGTGTACAGCTCCATGACTTAGCAACAGTCATGTTCTTAGTGGCTTCATTTCTTTTGACCAAGCCTGTACAGCATTAATGATCGGCCACTCATCTGCAACTGTACAATGTCCCAAAGTGAAATGAGTGGTTGAGCAAGTTGGTACATGTCCATAATAATGTGAAATCAGCCTGAGAGTAAACAGGATCAAGGGAGCAGACCAGACAAATGCGTGTCATTCTTCATTCACAATCTAATTTTGTGCTATTGTAGAGAGTGTAAGATGAGTTGCCTTTTTACCAATCCTACTGGGAACATGCTCTTCTGTCTCGTTAGCGCACACCTGCCAATGGTGATTTTGCTATTCAGTGACGCACTTGCATGTATCCTGACATTGGTGAAATTAGAAAGAATTGCAAACTACTGAGGGTGCGTTAAAGATGAACAGAGGTGTTGCAGGTGTCCTTTTTGCCATTTCGTGCCTTCCTCGCATGAAAATCGACAATGTGTTAAGCCTTTCTTCTTCTTGTTATCTGTGCCACTGCTAACTTCCCCACATTATGCCTGACAGGACCCTTGTGGCATCCGCTAAAAAATTGAACTTTGTATTTCAGATAAACAATGTACAGAGAAGCTGGTTTCATCCCTGAAAGATGCCCATAAGAGCTGCTGCCCTTGGAAGACTGCACCTTGCCCAGGTGAGCACCAAGTTTTAATCTCTTGTTTGTTCCATCATGATTCTCACAAATGCACTAATGTCTGCTGCAGAGTCCTATGCTGTCATGGAGCCAGTGATGCGTCTTGAAGCACTTGAGCAATTGCGCGAGAGGCTCAGAACGCTTATCCCCATCCTCTCGTCTCTCCCTTTGCTGAGCTCTGAACAGATCCAAAAGCAGGTACGTGTACTAGTATATGCTTGTGGGTGCAGTCTGCAGCTGAAAAACAGCCCATTACCTATCATGCTTTTTAGGAAAAAATAATGCAGATATCAtacactgtgggaattgatgttatCTGAAGCATTTGGCAGATAGCTGGCAAACCAGCTTCATTTGTGTTTTTTCAAAAAGTTACTAGATGGACCACTGTGTTTGTGTAAGGCAAGCAATACGTGTGTGAAGAGAGCCTTTTACTCTGGCTAAGAGATGTTATAACCTGTTCCATTACGACCTGAGCCGATTCCAAAGATGGTGCAACATTGCACAGCATTTAATAGCATTATCTGCCGAGAGGAAAGGACTATGGAAAGTGTGCCAATTCTGAAGGCAGTCTCATCTAACACTGTATCTAAAATTGTTAGCAGCTTGGCTGCCACTAGGCAAAAATGGGAGGAACTAGCATGCTCCCACTCATGGCGAACTCCATGTAAGGGCACTTGTAGGTCTGTCGCGGAATGGAAGCTAATGTGCATGCACTTTCTCTTGCGGCGACGGCGCACACACGCGTACCAGTCGTCTCAGTTCCAGTTTAGTTTATTCACTTTATTCTCCATTCAGTAACAATGAATAAGTAACAGATAGCATGCAGACGAGTGTCGCAAAGTCAGTGACTGCAATGGGACCCTCtgttctgaaaagaaaaaaaaatatgtatacagCACGTGGGTTAAAGCAGCAAAATTAAAAAGTACATGAAAAACAAATGAACGCTCGTAATGCTACACATTGGTaagagaaaacaaac encodes:
- the LOC135902590 gene encoding zinc finger C3HC-type protein 1-like, with protein sequence MLSTAKPSAGIESLGFELPLCTKEHEDYKTRIRSFIDEYGSQSQWSCKPPELSPSVCARFGWKCVGEDMLCCILCKSHLDCQLSNSLGHKLYKQCTEKLVSSLKDAHKSCCPWKTAPCPESYAVMEPVMRLEALEQLRERLRTLIPILSSLPLLSSEQIQKQLGSEAIAKICKLAGEEQTKESERAVLLALTGWKTANPAGKLKQLSCEFCCRKVGTWLYASPEELISQDTSCKNENGEGHGVKRKHEEEQMDPVKEHRPWCIWVVTGTSGKKGWVVYSECLLRNLESSSDQTGTPPSVAAFQEKVERILNSWKKIKVPPT